A part of Corynebacterium mustelae genomic DNA contains:
- a CDS encoding ABC transporter permease: protein MTTTIPVFRAIARYGLTLVIASIVIFVALRVIPGNPAEIALGVGATDEAVAKLSTQMGIDQPIWRQYIDWVSGLIRGDLGTSLTSNTDISSMVFDRLQVSIILVGSAMVVALAVALPVGVWAAQRARRFDGVVISIMSQIGIAIPSFLAAVLLVAVFAVQLGWVPANGWSVPAEDFPGFISRLILPVISLGIVQAAIMTRYVRSAVLDVMNEDFMRTARAKGLSPMQALRAHGIRNAALPVITVTGLQLTNVLIGAVVIEKVFVIPGLGTMLLSAVTSRDLPTVQTIVMVLVIFAVVVNALVDLAYIIVDPRTRKETSA, encoded by the coding sequence ATGACCACTACCATTCCGGTTTTTCGCGCCATCGCTCGCTACGGGTTAACGCTAGTGATAGCCAGCATCGTTATCTTTGTTGCGCTTCGCGTTATCCCCGGTAATCCTGCCGAAATTGCGCTCGGAGTAGGCGCAACGGATGAAGCGGTAGCGAAGCTTTCTACGCAGATGGGAATCGACCAACCCATCTGGCGGCAGTACATTGATTGGGTATCAGGGCTTATTCGAGGCGATTTGGGGACCTCCCTGACCTCCAATACCGACATCTCATCTATGGTTTTTGACCGGCTTCAAGTCTCCATCATTTTGGTTGGTAGTGCGATGGTTGTGGCGCTAGCGGTCGCATTGCCGGTCGGAGTGTGGGCTGCGCAACGCGCCCGCCGTTTCGACGGGGTTGTTATTTCCATCATGAGCCAGATCGGCATCGCCATCCCCAGCTTCCTCGCTGCGGTATTGCTGGTGGCGGTGTTCGCGGTGCAGCTTGGCTGGGTGCCCGCTAACGGGTGGTCGGTGCCAGCTGAGGATTTCCCTGGGTTTATATCGAGGTTAATTCTGCCTGTCATTTCACTGGGGATCGTTCAGGCGGCGATTATGACCCGCTATGTGCGTTCAGCGGTACTAGATGTGATGAACGAGGACTTCATGCGTACCGCCCGAGCCAAGGGGCTAAGTCCCATGCAGGCATTGCGAGCACACGGGATACGAAATGCCGCACTACCGGTGATAACCGTTACCGGCTTGCAGCTGACCAATGTGCTTATCGGTGCGGTTGTTATTGAGAAAGTCTTTGTCATTCCGGGACTAGGCACGATGTTGCTAAGCGCGGTGACCTCTCGGGATTTGCCAACCGTTCAAACCATCGTCATGGTTTTGGTGATCTTCGCCGTGGTGGTTAATGCCCTGGTCGACTTGGCTTACATAATCGTTGATCCTCGCACCCGAAAGGAAACTTCCGCATGA
- a CDS encoding ABC transporter permease, translating into MRTRWPLSGVVGGVIVIGVILMAIVSLLWTPYDPLQAYPAERLAPSSTSHIFGTDRYGRDVFSQIMVGSRITLLVGVVAVTVAAILGVPLGMWAAMRRGAVETVVMRGSDLLLAFPGLLLAIIATAMFGATTVTAMVAIGLASVPAFARVARAATLTVMSLDYVAAARTAKKSGWYIARRHVLPNIFGVIIVQASVSFALAILAEAGLSFLGLGTPPPDPSWGRMLQSAQSSLATAPTLALWPGFAIAITVLGFNLLGDGLRDLYDPRFSRGMAAKRKKGAV; encoded by the coding sequence ATGAGAACCAGATGGCCGTTATCCGGCGTGGTCGGTGGTGTGATTGTTATCGGAGTAATTCTCATGGCGATTGTGTCGTTGTTGTGGACGCCCTATGACCCGCTGCAGGCGTATCCGGCCGAGCGGCTTGCCCCAAGTAGCACCAGCCACATTTTTGGTACCGACCGGTATGGCCGGGACGTTTTCTCCCAGATCATGGTGGGGTCCCGGATTACGTTGCTTGTCGGCGTTGTGGCGGTCACAGTTGCCGCGATCTTAGGTGTGCCGCTGGGTATGTGGGCAGCAATGCGACGAGGTGCGGTGGAAACCGTAGTAATGCGGGGCTCCGATTTGCTTTTGGCGTTTCCTGGCTTGTTACTGGCGATTATCGCCACGGCTATGTTCGGCGCCACCACGGTCACCGCGATGGTCGCCATCGGTTTGGCGAGTGTGCCCGCCTTTGCTCGGGTGGCACGTGCCGCCACACTTACGGTGATGTCATTGGATTACGTCGCTGCGGCCCGCACCGCCAAAAAATCCGGGTGGTATATTGCCAGACGTCATGTATTGCCTAATATCTTCGGGGTAATTATTGTCCAGGCATCCGTGTCGTTTGCACTAGCAATCTTGGCGGAAGCTGGTTTGAGTTTCTTGGGACTAGGCACCCCACCGCCGGATCCCAGCTGGGGTCGAATGCTGCAATCGGCGCAGTCCTCGTTGGCTACTGCCCCTACCTTAGCTTTGTGGCCGGGGTTTGCGATAGCGATCACTGTATTGGGGTTTAATTTGCTTGGCGACGGCCTCCGGGACCTCTACGACCCGAGGTTTAGCCGAGGTATGGCGGCTAAACGGAAGAAAGGGGCAGTTTAA
- a CDS encoding ATP-binding cassette domain-containing protein produces the protein MAVLSVTNLNVKNVVSDVSFDIAPGERVGLIGESGSGKTLTALSIMRLISSTGAITLSGHRIDAFDEKTMCTIRGKRVAMVFQEPMTALNPLMKVGKQITEAIMIHSRVPKKLAHAQAEELLEKVELDPQLMRRYPHQLSGGQRQRVLIAMALAHDPELLICDEPTTALDVTSQRAIVDLIVKLVRERGTGLLFITHDLGLVAQTCERVLVMRRGEIVESGAVTDILENPQQDYTKTLLAASILPAAKPAQHSDEVVIRIQDASKSYRNTVAVDHVSLDVHRGERLGIVGGSGSGKTTTLKLIAGLIRPQQGTIEVADSMQMVFQDPMGSLNPRMRIKDIVAETLPTPNPQRVIEVLTEVGLDATDMLDRFPHEFSGGQRQRISIARALAPKPKILLADEPVSALDVSVRKKVLELIDTLVSEHNLSLVFVSHDIQVVRSVCTTVAVMNQGRIVEYGPTAEVLTTPATAYTRSLIDAIPSLNTTTCNARKLSLRGLN, from the coding sequence ATGGCTGTGCTGTCAGTAACTAATCTCAACGTCAAAAACGTTGTAAGCGACGTGAGTTTTGACATTGCTCCTGGTGAACGAGTGGGGTTGATTGGTGAGTCCGGCTCCGGAAAGACACTTACCGCCCTGTCGATCATGCGGCTAATCTCATCAACCGGTGCCATTACGCTCAGCGGACACCGGATTGATGCGTTTGATGAAAAAACCATGTGTACCATTCGGGGCAAGCGGGTGGCTATGGTGTTTCAGGAACCCATGACTGCACTGAATCCGCTGATGAAGGTGGGCAAGCAGATCACTGAGGCAATCATGATTCATTCGCGTGTTCCCAAGAAGCTTGCCCATGCTCAAGCGGAGGAGCTTTTAGAAAAAGTGGAACTAGATCCGCAGCTTATGCGGCGCTACCCACATCAGCTATCCGGTGGGCAACGACAGCGAGTGCTTATCGCCATGGCGTTGGCTCACGACCCAGAACTGTTAATTTGCGATGAGCCAACAACGGCTCTAGATGTCACCAGCCAACGGGCAATCGTGGACTTGATCGTGAAATTAGTTCGAGAGCGCGGCACCGGTTTGTTGTTTATCACGCACGACCTGGGCTTGGTGGCGCAGACCTGCGAACGGGTGCTGGTTATGCGCCGGGGAGAAATTGTGGAATCCGGCGCGGTAACAGACATCCTGGAAAACCCACAGCAGGACTACACCAAGACTTTATTAGCTGCTTCCATTTTGCCTGCCGCCAAGCCCGCGCAACACAGCGACGAGGTAGTCATTCGCATCCAGGATGCGTCGAAAAGCTATCGCAACACTGTCGCCGTCGATCATGTCAGTCTTGATGTTCATCGCGGGGAACGCCTCGGTATCGTCGGTGGCTCCGGATCGGGTAAAACAACTACGTTGAAACTAATTGCGGGACTAATCCGCCCGCAACAGGGCACGATCGAAGTTGCCGATTCCATGCAGATGGTTTTCCAAGATCCCATGGGGTCACTCAACCCCCGGATGCGGATCAAAGACATCGTCGCAGAAACCCTGCCCACCCCCAACCCACAACGGGTCATTGAAGTGCTCACTGAAGTGGGGCTGGATGCGACCGACATGTTGGATCGATTCCCACACGAGTTTTCCGGTGGGCAGCGTCAACGAATTTCCATCGCACGGGCGCTAGCGCCAAAGCCAAAAATTTTGCTTGCCGACGAACCAGTGTCCGCGCTGGATGTATCCGTGCGGAAAAAGGTACTAGAGCTAATCGATACTTTGGTATCTGAACATAACCTCAGCCTAGTTTTCGTCTCCCACGACATTCAGGTGGTTCGGAGTGTCTGTACCACGGTTGCGGTAATGAATCAAGGAAGAATTGTTGAATATGGCCCTACTGCCGAGGTCCTTACTACCCCCGCTACCGCTTATACACGCTCTCTCATCGACGCCATCCCCAGCTTAAATACGACCACTTGTAACGCCCGTAAGCTGAGCTTAAGAGGACTGAATTAG
- a CDS encoding alpha/beta fold hydrolase: protein MTNTAVTPTVKSSPAVRRFGHQIIEHRIEVPWEPDDPHGDTFELFAREIVPDGGENYPVIVYLQGGPGFPAPRPVSASGVIGWGLGKFRWILLDQRGTGRSHRIDGNSPVEDLCLARLSRLRQEYIVHDAEALRRALGIEKWALFGQSFGGFCITTYLSLFPQSVTYAYLTGGLPAVAAPVDDVYRATYTTLARRQEEFFHQVPWAADRIREIGHHLDNAEEILPTGERLSSRRFRTIGIELGRGDGFLSLAYALEDPFRIVRGEKKLKTDFLSHVGGAVSFAAAPLYAAIHESIYGGVGQTVALDSATRWSAHRIRAEIPGFEEGSDPRSAEKYYLTGEHIYPWQFEEDPALRPLAAVAEELAQHQWQRSPYDKDALGSASAPVCAAAVYVDDIFVPFEFSMDTASKFRDLRAHITNYFQHDGIRHDGAGIAEILDEKIADH, encoded by the coding sequence ATGACCAATACCGCAGTAACTCCCACTGTCAAAAGCTCACCAGCGGTGCGCCGCTTTGGGCATCAGATTATCGAACACAGAATTGAGGTTCCGTGGGAGCCGGATGACCCCCACGGCGACACATTTGAATTGTTCGCCCGCGAAATCGTTCCAGATGGCGGTGAAAACTACCCTGTTATCGTGTATCTCCAGGGCGGACCGGGATTTCCGGCGCCACGGCCGGTATCAGCCTCCGGCGTGATTGGATGGGGGTTGGGTAAGTTCCGGTGGATTCTATTGGATCAGCGTGGCACTGGCAGGTCGCATCGGATAGACGGAAACAGCCCCGTTGAGGATCTGTGCCTGGCGCGGCTTTCGCGGTTGCGTCAGGAATATATTGTGCACGATGCCGAAGCGTTACGACGTGCCTTAGGGATTGAAAAATGGGCGTTGTTTGGGCAAAGTTTCGGTGGGTTTTGTATTACCACCTATCTTTCGCTGTTTCCGCAATCAGTTACCTACGCCTACCTCACTGGTGGCTTGCCGGCGGTCGCAGCCCCAGTTGATGATGTTTATCGCGCAACATATACGACATTGGCTCGCCGCCAGGAGGAATTTTTCCACCAGGTTCCGTGGGCTGCGGATCGGATTAGAGAAATTGGCCATCATTTGGATAATGCGGAGGAGATTCTTCCCACCGGTGAACGGTTAAGCTCTCGTCGGTTTAGAACCATTGGCATTGAATTAGGCCGTGGGGATGGGTTTTTGTCGCTGGCCTATGCTTTGGAAGATCCGTTTCGTATTGTGCGGGGCGAAAAGAAGTTGAAAACAGATTTCTTAAGCCATGTTGGTGGGGCTGTTAGTTTTGCGGCGGCACCGCTTTATGCTGCTATTCACGAGTCGATCTATGGTGGGGTAGGGCAGACGGTAGCGCTAGATTCCGCAACGCGGTGGTCCGCGCACCGGATACGGGCGGAGATTCCCGGTTTCGAGGAAGGCTCGGATCCGCGCAGTGCAGAAAAATACTACTTAACAGGCGAGCATATCTACCCATGGCAATTTGAAGAAGATCCAGCACTGCGCCCGCTTGCGGCGGTGGCGGAGGAACTTGCGCAGCATCAGTGGCAACGTTCGCCATATGATAAGGATGCCTTGGGTAGCGCTTCGGCACCCGTGTGTGCTGCGGCTGTGTATGTCGATGATATTTTCGTCCCCTTTGAGTTCTCGATGGATACCGCTTCGAAATTCCGGGATCTGCGTGCGCACATCACCAATTACTTTCAGCATGATGGCATACGTCATGATGGTGCTGGTATTGCGGAGATTCTGGACGAAAAGATAGCCGACCACTAG
- a CDS encoding YggS family pyridoxal phosphate-dependent enzyme, with amino-acid sequence MSMPSTVAEFRANFSAVSSTVAEAASAAERNPEEIRIIAVSKTFPVTQALLAAEAGIKTLGENRPQELTEKAAEFNQRGITDVTWCAIGHLQRNKAKDIAQWADEFHALDSVRLAQALDSRLATLGRTLDVFIQVNTSGEEQKGGLAPTDVEKFLTDIVPLNHLKVRGLMTMARFSSEETVVRPSFAALRNLRDTLSPNLPEGMSLAELSMGMSGDFHWAIAEGATSVRIGTAIFGHRPHSPYQN; translated from the coding sequence ATGTCAATGCCGAGCACAGTTGCAGAATTTCGAGCAAATTTCTCCGCCGTATCCAGCACAGTCGCCGAAGCTGCCAGCGCCGCCGAGAGAAACCCAGAAGAGATTAGGATCATCGCTGTTTCCAAAACTTTCCCGGTCACACAAGCCTTACTGGCAGCCGAAGCCGGAATAAAAACACTCGGCGAAAACCGGCCGCAGGAGTTGACGGAAAAAGCCGCCGAATTTAACCAGCGTGGCATCACCGATGTCACCTGGTGTGCCATTGGTCACCTTCAACGCAATAAAGCGAAAGATATTGCCCAATGGGCGGATGAGTTCCATGCCTTGGACTCGGTGCGGCTAGCGCAGGCTCTTGACAGTCGGCTTGCAACTCTTGGCCGCACCCTTGATGTGTTTATTCAGGTCAATACCTCCGGCGAGGAGCAAAAAGGGGGCCTTGCCCCAACCGATGTAGAAAAATTTTTGACCGACATTGTGCCTCTTAATCATCTGAAGGTTCGGGGATTAATGACAATGGCGCGTTTTAGTAGTGAAGAAACTGTTGTGCGCCCCAGCTTTGCGGCACTGCGTAACTTACGCGACACGCTTTCACCTAACCTGCCCGAAGGTATGTCGTTAGCGGAGTTATCGATGGGGATGAGTGGCGATTTTCACTGGGCGATCGCGGAAGGTGCCACCAGCGTCCGCATCGGAACCGCCATCTTTGGGCATCGCCCTCATTCGCCGTACCAGAATTAA